ATAACAAAATATGTGGGAAATTCTTTAGAGAACTCCAGCTTTGCCCACCTTACCTAGACAATGAATGTGATCCCGGACTGTGCAAGTTGCATTGTATCGCTGTCGGGGGCAGGAAACTGTCATGCAGTTTGTGGAATTGGTACAGACATAATCACTTGTGGCCAGCTGCCAGCAAAACTGGCACGTCATGTTAATTGTAAAGTTCTCCTGCTCGTGGTTATTCTCATCCTGTAATAGGACAGCACTATTATTTCAATagtattaaaaccaaaaatcaatGTGCAGTATCAAATTAGATTTCATGAGTAGACATTTTGGGCAAAAGAACAATTGTTCTGTTTGCTACTTTTTACAGAGCAGAATAGAAAACCACCAAAGAGGTATCAAAGTCACATTAAACATTTCTTATTCCTCCAATCTAAGGCTGCTGCCAAAGGAGGACTCATTTAGTTTCACCTGTAAGGTCAGTTTGTAGCTCTGAGAGACACTTAGCCTCTCCACTCTCAAAGTGTTTGGAGTGCTTTAACTCAAAAGGCATGGCCAGGTAACAAAAAGATCCAAGGCAAGAAAGGCAAACCAGTGAAGGGCAGGCCTGCCTCTTCAACAGCCCACAGTAAATGATCAAACTTATCACAGAACTGCAAACCTGCCTACATCAGAACCTGGAAAtcaatattttgcattttaatacaAGATGCCCCAGTTTAATTACCTAAATCTGGGGTTAAGAGTAACAGGTTACTTACAACACAATGAACATACGGCTTGACTTTGCAATCAAAAGTTGCTGTCTTCCCATATACACAGGAATAGTTTGTATTACATGTCATGCAGTCTGGTGGCAGCCTACTGCAAAGCCCGTTGCTGGGACAATTAGTCAGGTAAGGTGGAATTTCTGTACTTTCTGAAAGGTGCAATAAGTGAATTAAGAACATGAGTAAAATAAGCTAAATAGTCTGAAGTActtatatatattattttatacatatacATAGACAAACACATGCACTGAGGGTGTATAAAGGGCTTTCCTCACTATACatggagcagcattcccagcctgtgctgtgagAGTCAGAGGAGccacagggctctgtgcaggacagcagccaacactccagcacagcaccaggacTGAGCTGATGGGGATTAGTGCCGCCTCAGCCAGCGCTCCTCAGCAGAAGTAATCAGTTCAGGAATAGCAGCGAGTGACATGGGTAACCTACTTTGAGTTGAGCTCTAATTAGCTACCTCAGCCATTTGCTGTTTGCACGTGTACAGAATCACCTCCTAAACTGCCAGCAAGAACAGCATTTCTGTCAGTCCTGGTGCACCCTCAGTGAGCTACAAAGCTGTACTGATGGTGGACAGAGAGCAAGTTCTTGCAGGATGGTGGAGTCTTGGAAGAACTTCCACCATTCTGAAGGGTATAAACCACATATACCACAATGGCACTTTAATCTACCATTTTCTAGTTCTTATATGGACTAGTTGTCTAATTAGGTAACCCAAAGTAATTGTTGTGATCATTGAAGAGTAATTCATATTGTGTTACACTGCAATGCTTCTTACCACTGTGAAATCATGTACAGGTTTCTAAGACCAAGTTCAAGAACTTTTGGATTCAAGACTGAGAAGGATCCACaaataacaaacaaaagaaacaacGTAATAACTTaccaaatgctttaaaataggGAGCACTTGTACTTGTTGAAGTTAGGCTTTTTGCCAGTGTAGACGGTGGCTGTGAAAGCTTTGTCGTCACCAAAGATCCTGCTACAAGACAAAAAAACGGAGAAAGTGAAATTTCTAAAACAAATTTCATCTTCAGAAACAGTTTGATTTCAGCACTCTGATATGAAAATGCAAGTGGAAAGTGTAAcaagattagaaaaaaaatctgttttcctgttctACTAATAGTGGGATATTTATGTTAAATATTAGAAAGAGCATTAGAATGGAATTGTTCCTTTAAGACAAAGAACTAGAT
The DNA window shown above is from Serinus canaria isolate serCan28SL12 chromosome 10, serCan2020, whole genome shotgun sequence and carries:
- the TM2D3 gene encoding TM2 domain-containing protein 3, whose product is MAARWWRRTLRGLCGAALFLSQLSVLSGRAGSLVTTKLSQPPSTLAKSLTSTSTSAPYFKAFESTEIPPYLTNCPSNGLCSRLPPDCMTCNTNYSCVYGKTATFDCKVKPYVHCVDENNHEQENFTINMTCQFCWQLATSDYVCTNSTNCMTVSCPRQRYNATCTVRDHIHCLGNRVFPKMLYCNWTGGYKWSTALALSITLGGFGADRFYLGQWREGLGKLFSFGGLGIWTLIDVLLIGVGYVGPADGSLYI